gggacagggggcgTCCTGCGGTGCCGGggtgggggctctgggggagCTGATGGGGACACTGGCTGATGTCTGCGCCCCCCGGGGCACAGCGCAGGGACCAGTCATGCTTCCTTGCTGGGACCAGTTGGATGGGAAGGGCTGGCAGGGGTCTGCCTGTGGCACAGCCTGGTGGcacgtgtgtccccatgtctgtgtCCATCCCCAACCTGTCCATGTGTCCCGGTGCCCAGCAGCCGCCCCCATCACGTTCCAAGCCCACCTGGGGGACCACCCCGACCTGCCACGGTGGCTGCGGTACGTCCAGCGTGACCCCCACCAGCCCGGCTACCTCTACGGCTGCCCCACGGCCACCGAGGTGGGCACCCAGGTCATCGAGGTAGGTGCCACGCGCACGGACCCGCGCCAGGGGTGACACGGGGGCAGGGTGGCATCTCCGGTGGTCTCTCCTCCACTTGCAGGTGCTGGCGTACAACCGGCACACCTATGAGACGGTGGCACAGCGCCTCATCATCACTGTCATCCCTGCACCAGGTAGGGGCTATGCACCCCCAAAATGCTGCCCCGGAACCCCCCAGGATGGGCACAGGATGTCCCCATGGGTGCCACATGTCCCCCGCAGGCGGGCACCCCCCGTACCAGGGTGAGTTCCTGGTGGGCAACAGGAAcgtggaggagctgctgccggCAGCCGCGCGGGAGATGTTCCTCCAGGCCGCGGCCGGCGTCTGGGAGCGGGACGACCTCAGTGTCACCAACGTCACCTCTGCCCTGGACCGGGGTGGCCGCGTCCCGCTGCCCATCGAGGGGCGCAAAGAGGGGTACGGCAGACCGGGGGGGCTGGGGTTGCTCCCGGGTAGACCCCCCAGCCTCCACACGTGGGGCTTTGGGGGCCACCTGCAGCCCGTGCTCCCCCACAGGGTGTATGTGACAGTGGGGTCCCCCGGGCCCTTCTCGCCGTGCCTGGTGGCGGCCACATCCCCGCAGAGCCGCCTGCGCTGCAGCCGGGGCCAGCAGCCCCTCGCCTCCTGCTACGACACCTTCGCCCCCCGCTTTGCCGTCCGCTGGTGCAACCTCACCCTGGTGAGCCCCCTGCCACGCACCCCCCGCGGGGACCCCACACCCCCCTGACCACCCCTCATTGCAGCTGCAGGTCCGTTCCAGCCCCACGGCGCCAGGGCCAGTGTGGGGTCcaggggtgctggaggagggggGGGATTTCCAGGCCCCCACCGAGGTGCCCCCCCGGGACCTGCTGCCTGGGTACCTGGTGACGCTGCTGGTGCCGCTGGCGGTGGCCGCGCTGCTGTGCCTGCTCCTGGGCCACCTCATGTGCTGCCGCCGGGAGGGACTGTGAGTTGGGGGGCACGCTCAGGGTGGGGGtcccccaccccagcaggaCATTGTGGCCCTGGGACAGCctgggggtggtgagagcccTTCTCTCCACCattgtgttttttccccttttttgtaGGCAAAAACGGGACTTGGAGACGTCTGAGTAAGTCCCCTGGCTGGGCcatgtgggtgctggggggctgccttTGCGGGGAGGCCGGGGTCATGGCCAAGCACAGGGACAGCCAGcagggacggggacggggaGCAGAAGGGGACAGGGAGCAGTCTCTTGGGGATGTTATGGAGGTGATGGAGCCTGAGTCTCCCCATCACCAagggcccccccagccctcctcctcctctccccccacctcGGTGCCCCCCAGGGACCACtacagacacaggctggagcacAAGAGCTGGTTTACTTCTGCAACAGCCTCGGTTGGACTCAACACCGGCAAGGAGGACCCTAATGATTGGGCATAGACCCCAGTGATGGGGTTCGGACAGACCCCAGTGTTGGGAGGACCAACCCCCCAAGCCCCTCTGCAGAGAAAGGAGGGGTGGGAACTTGGGATGCAGCACCCAgttgtccttccttccccctcagCATCCAGCTGGTCCACCACAGCACCATCCATGGTGACACGGAGGAGCTGAGGCACATGGCCACCAGCCGGGACGTCCCGCGGCCCCTTTCTACCCTCCCCATGTTCAACGTCCGCACGGGTCAGCGCATCAACCCCATGCCCAGCCCCCCCGACAGTGCCCGCGTCCCCCTCCTCCCGCAGTGAGCCGGGGCGGTGAGTAGCCAGGTGACAGTGGGTGATGCCAGGGGGACAATaccagggatggggatggagaagggGTGCCATGGTGCTTGTGGGGGGGCTTTGCAGGGGACAGTGCTCAGCCAGATGGGTGGCTGCCTGTCTCCTGGGCACTGCCGCTGCCGGGCTATTGCCTGGggcattttttggggggggctaCCAACACCTGGGGGGGTCATCAGCATCTATAGGCATCAGTGGGGCAATGCAGAACACCTACGTCCtgttcccttcccctcccaccccatcTGTCCCACCTGGCCTGAGAACACCCTTAAATAAGAGTGGGGGTGAACATCCCATCTCTTTCCTAGGGGGGaataaactgttttctgctctttttccagGTAATGCTGGTGGCCCTGTtgctgtcacctccccaggGGTGACCCCACTGAGGTCCCCACTGTGGGAAAGGGGTTATGGGGGGGGTTGGCTGATAAAGTAGCTGTTTAGCAATGAGAAGTGGCTTTTCTGCCGTGTTTTTGGACCACTGCAAGCAACCCAGCCTGGCCCCGATGGCTGTGGTTGTCTGgggggggctggaggaggttttggggtgcagcctgctgctgggctcctgCCTGCAAGCAGTGCATGGAGTTTGCCAGTTCTCTGTTCCCCCACGGTGGGGGAAGGGGCTTGTGGGGAGCAGGCTGGGGATAAGGACAGGGACGTGGGGGGTGTGCAGCCCCAGGGACCCGCGATGGtactccccagcaccccaaatccccGGCTCACCTGGGTGCCCGTGTCTGGCAGATCTGACCCGCGGCCCCGGCTGCTGTTCAACCgcgcagcccccccagggcccctCCCCGGGgtcccccggcccagccccggcccctcACAGCCAAAGAAAGAGCCTCTGTCACAGCAGCCCCCCCTCGACAGGGGCAGGCGCCGGGGGGGGCGGCTAGGAAAACACGGGGGCCGGGAGGAACAAGGGGCCGCATTGACGGGAGGGGAGAACGGTGGCATTGAGGGGCCgctgccccccccaccccgagctGCCGGGTCCCGTTCGTGCCCCCCCAGATGCGGTGGGAGGGGCAGCGCAGCACACGGGGGCACAGCCCCCCCGGGCACACGCGGCAGCTCCTCCACAGCGCGAGTGGGcacgggctgtgctgggggggcacACACCCCCCCGTGTCACGCCTGTTGCAGCCCAGGGCGAGCAcgacccccccggccccaaaTTTCGGGGCgtctccctgtgcccccctTCACCCAGCTGCAATGTCTGTGTGTCCCCCAGCTCTTCTTTTGGAGGGGGACCCTAGGCTGTGTGCCCCCGCCTGGCGTGGCCTGAGTGTCCTCAGCCCCCATTCCTCCCCTCGCTGTCCCCCCACGTTCCCGCTTCTCCCCCCGCTTGGGGAGGGCACACACAACAAAGTCCCCTTCACCACGGGTTcgcagcagctctgcccccccaaacccagcccagccctcctTGCCGGGAGGTGGGtccccccttccttcctctccccccagggcagcggggggctgagcgaggaggaggagaagggctgggggggcggacagacggacggacgggAGCGCAGACGCGcggcgggagcggagcgggaACAACCGGGACCGCGATGAGGGTCCCGCACCCCCGGGAAACCACAGGAACCCCCCAGAACCCCGAGAGCCGCCGGCCAAGAGCACCCCAGGTTTGTTGGATCATTTCACATGCTTTATTTcagcagtcagaaaaaaataataaaaaaacaatttcaaattCTTATAATACATATACAAACTAGGTACAGACTCCGGAGCGCCCGGAGCATCCGCCGGCGATGGGCTGGGCCGGCAAGGCGGGGTTCGCGCCCTCCGTGCccggggtgcagggatgggggtgcagggagggagggagggatggatggatggagggtGATGAAGAAAAAGCTGCTGGAAGATGAGAGCGGAGCTGAAGATCCACCTGGAAAGCGGTTTGTCCTTTTTCCCTTTCGAGGTTTGAGTTTTTTTGGTTCTACCTTGCATTTGCTCCGGGCTTTGCTTGCAGGATGGGTGTGGGGGGGTAAATAGCACCTTTAGAAAATTCACAAGTTGAGCTGGGCAGCAAAGAATGGCGGGGGGGAAACagagggaaattaaaataaatcaagctGAGTCGCATCTTTGGAGGCTGTAGCACCAAGCGATCCCGGCTCGGGTGTTGCGGGaccaaaataaaagataattaaacaaaataaaattaaaaaaaggataaaaatccTGGGGGTAAGAAACCTCAGCGACTCCTGAGAGACCTTGAAcggaggaaacaaaaaaagtaaaagatcAACAGAGCAACAAACcagagggggcgggggggagcaTTAAGAGGCATTTAGAGGAACATTAGCACCTTTGCTCTGAACCTGGCAGGAAAGTCCCGGCACGGCTGAAAAACTCCAAACGAAGCTAAAACtacttgaaaatgaaacaaaaacaaccccaaaatttaaaaaacaacctAGAGCCCCGAAGCAGAGTGGTGAGGTAGCCTTCCAGAGCGGGGCTGCTCCCGGTGCAGGGGGGCGGTGCTGCctgaataaaacagaataaaaaatcaaccaaaacgagggatggggggagagagggaaaacaacaacaagaagcaGATCATAACCAAGAATTAAACATCTTCCTTGCAGCAAAAAATTAATGTACTAATGAGATGCGAGAAGCAGAGAGGCCGGGGGGGGTCGGCTGGGGGGTCCGGCCGGTCCCGGCGCTCCGGGCTGGGGGTCGCACCGGGGGGCGCGGTGATTCGGTGAGCGGAGGAGAGGAGGGCAAGCAAGCGAACCCACTTCCTGGtgattttgtttgaaaagtcatttatttttttttttttttcgtttaatgctttttttgaggggttttttatgtttttcttttacgGAAATGCAAATGGTCTTAGAGACGCTGGATAGAAACCGACACAAATTCAAGTCCATGtgaaattttctccttttttttggctgttttttgattttttttattattattattattattattattactctCTCCTGTTACGCGTGGGGCGTCCAGTTTACAAGAAGCAGACGGGGCTGATGTCGATGCCGAATTCCTGGTCTGGAGCGCCAACGTCCATGGGAGCCAAATCGATGATGGGCAGGCGGGAGGTCTTTGTTGTCTTGTACTCAATGACTGTCTTGCCCCAAGTGCCAGTGTGACTCTGCGGGAGGAGGGCAGGATCAGCCCCGTCCCAGAACGCGTCCCCCCAACTCCCGCGGTGCCCACCCCTGGTGACCGCCCCGTCCCCTCACCGTGCAGCCGTCCTCGGTGACACCGTAGGTGAAGCGACTGTTGCCCTCAGCCCGGATCTCGATCTCATTGGCTCCTTGCAGCAGCAGCGCTTTCTTCAGGTTCCCGCTGTCCTGGTCCATGTAGGCGACGCTGTTCTTGCAGTGGTAGGTGATGTTCTGGGACGCCTCGGTGGACATCAGGCGCAGGAAGGTCAGCTGGATGGCGACGTCGGCGGGGTCGGAGCCCTCACCACCGTACTCGAACTGCCGGAGAAGAGGTGTCAGGCACCGCAGAGCTGGTTGTCACCCCTGTCACCCCCCTTGTCGTCCCCTGCTCACCTGGAAGCCATCGCTCATTGTCTCGCCGAACCAGACGTGCTTCTTCTCCTTGGGGTTCTTGCTGAGGTACCAGTTCTTCCGAGCAATGGTGGCCTGGGTGGGGTAGACGCACGTCTCGCCCGTCTCCATGTTGCAGTAGACCTTGATGGCATCCAGGTTGCAGCCTTGGTTGGGGTCGATCCAGTATTCAcctgtggggcagagggagtGGGTCAGGAAGGGGGACGGGGGCAATGGGTGGATGGAGGATGGAGGGGAGGAGcaggtgggagggaagggggtgcagggatgggtgAGGGCGAGCTGGGAGAGATGAGGATGACAGGATGGTGGGTGGAGGTGAAGAGCAGCCGTGAGAGGGAGGATGAAGAtggaggtgaggagcagccaCGGGGATGGAGGAAGgctggaggtgaggagcaggtggaggggacagagggatggagctCAGAGCATCCCGGCAGGATGTGGGGACACCGACCGCTCTTCCAGTCGCCGTGGCACATCTTCAGGTCGCGGCAGGTGCGGGCGGGGTTCTTGCGGGTGCCCTCAGGGCTGCGGATGTTCTCAATCTGTTGGCTCAGGCTCTTGAGGGTGGTGTCCACCTCCAGGTCCCGGTCGCGCATCACATTGGCGTCGTCAGCTCGGTAGTAGCGGCCACCATCGTGGGCCTTCTCCTGGGGCGGCTGGGGCAGGAAGCTGAAGTCGAAGCCGCCGCTGGGGGGGCCAGGAGGACCAggggggccgggcgggccggggggaccctgcgggaggaggaggatggtgagCAGGAGATGAAGATGGGTGGCTCTGGTaggcggcagcagaggggccGATACGTACGACGGGGCCGACGTCACCAGTGCGaccgcgggggccgggggggccgaTGGGGCCGGGCAGCCCATTGAGCCCGTCtttgccagcagcaccagcggAGCCGGGAGGACCctgtgggagaggagagggggtGACCACGGCCACCCTGGGCAGAGGAACCCGACGACAGCAGGACACTGCTCTGCTGCGGGGATCCCCCCACGATGCTCCAGCCTGACCAAGGGTGGTGGCTCAGGGACTCACCCGTGGAC
This DNA window, taken from Caloenas nicobarica isolate bCalNic1 chromosome 24, bCalNic1.hap1, whole genome shotgun sequence, encodes the following:
- the SGCA gene encoding alpha-sarcoglycan isoform X1, with amino-acid sequence MPPHAGGVWRHRPLVAGGGGVPHCVPPRAAPRPRCRRQSGLAPRPALAKMEAPTLLRAWVLAAVFLGGSWATLPNHRVLPEHHVSTETGAIFVQALERERFQEAFLSGREDDGAAAPITFQAHLGDHPDLPRWLRYVQRDPHQPGYLYGCPTATEVGTQVIEVLAYNRHTYETVAQRLIITVIPAPGGHPPYQGEFLVGNRNVEELLPAAAREMFLQAAAGVWERDDLSVTNVTSALDRGGRVPLPIEGRKEGVYVTVGSPGPFSPCLVAATSPQSRLRCSRGQQPLASCYDTFAPRFAVRWCNLTLLQVRSSPTAPGPVWGPGVLEEGGDFQAPTEVPPRDLLPGYLVTLLVPLAVAALLCLLLGHLMCCRREGLQKRDLETSDIQLVHHSTIHGDTEELRHMATSRDVPRPLSTLPMFNVRTGQRINPMPSPPDSARVPLLPQ
- the SGCA gene encoding alpha-sarcoglycan isoform X3, producing the protein MPPHAGGVWRHRPLVAGGGGVPHCVPPRAAPRPRCRRQSGLAPRPALAKMEAPTLLRAWVLAAVFLGGSWATLPNHRVLPEHHVSTETGAIFVQALERERFQEAFLSGREDDGAAAPITFQAHLGDHPDLPRWLRYVQRDPHQPGYLYGCPTATEVGTQVIEVLAYNRHTYETVAQRLIITVIPAPGGHPPYQGEFLVGNRNVEELLPAAAREMFLQAAAGVWERDDLSVTNVTSALDRGGRVPLPIEGRKEGVYVTVGSPGPFSPCLVAATSPQSRLRCSRGQQPLASCYDTFAPRFAVRWCNLTLVRSSPTAPGPVWGPGVLEEGGDFQAPTEVPPRDLLPGYLVTLLVPLAVAALLCLLLGHLMCCRREGLQKRDLETSDIQLVHHSTIHGDTEELRHMATSRDVPRPLSTLPMFNVRTGQRINPMPSPPDSARVPLLPQ
- the SGCA gene encoding alpha-sarcoglycan isoform X2, with the translated sequence MPPHAGGVWRHRPLVAGGGGVPHCVPPRAAPRPRCRRQSGLAPRPALAKMEAPTLLRAWVLAAVFLGGSWATLPNHRVLPEHHVSTETGAIFVQALERERFQEAFLSGREDDGAAPITFQAHLGDHPDLPRWLRYVQRDPHQPGYLYGCPTATEVGTQVIEVLAYNRHTYETVAQRLIITVIPAPGGHPPYQGEFLVGNRNVEELLPAAAREMFLQAAAGVWERDDLSVTNVTSALDRGGRVPLPIEGRKEGVYVTVGSPGPFSPCLVAATSPQSRLRCSRGQQPLASCYDTFAPRFAVRWCNLTLLQVRSSPTAPGPVWGPGVLEEGGDFQAPTEVPPRDLLPGYLVTLLVPLAVAALLCLLLGHLMCCRREGLQKRDLETSDIQLVHHSTIHGDTEELRHMATSRDVPRPLSTLPMFNVRTGQRINPMPSPPDSARVPLLPQ